A single window of Salvia splendens isolate huo1 chromosome 6, SspV2, whole genome shotgun sequence DNA harbors:
- the LOC121809097 gene encoding uncharacterized protein LOC121809097: MLAVDVDYRTTSASIRELAYGGAYNMFDECIHFADTTGRECLKYFNKGIIESFGPIHLRKPTPSDCHDLLDLHGRVHGFPGMLGSTLGLEELSDYFERPINDWVKGKHPTIILKNRIESTINFEGNDNQHSKVYYLANGIYSRCPAFMKMIKCPTGLKRAYFAQRQKDVQLRKRLCKTMWNNHCAPSTMGSGQGLDAFVLHRGGR, translated from the exons ATGTTAGCGGTAGACGTGGATTATCGCACTACAAGTGCATCAATAAGAGAATTAGCTTACGGAGGAGCGTATAACATGTTTGACGAGTGTATTCACTTCGCCGACACGACtggccgcgagtgtctgaagtaTTTTAATAAGGGCATCATCGAGAGTTTTGGTCCTATACATCTTCGAAAGCCGACCCCTAGCGACTGCCATGACTTACTTGATCTGCACGGGAGGGTGCACGGCTTTCCTGGAATGCTGGGCAGCACATTGGGATTAGAAGAACTGTCCGACTACTTCGAAAGGCCAATTAACGACTGGGTCAAAGGCAAGCACCCGACGATCATCCTCAAAAAC AGGATTGAGTCGACCATCAACTTTGAGGGCAACGACAACCAGCATAGTAAGGTCTACTATTTGGCTAATGGGATATACTCGAGGTGTCCCGCATTTATGAAGATGATCAAATGCCCAACGGGTCTGAAGAGAGCTTACTTTGCGCAACGTCAAAAGGATGTGCAGTTGCGCAAAAGGCTATGCAAAACGATGTGGAACAACCATTGTGCTCCAAGCACGATGGGCAGTGGTCAAGGGCTCGACGCGTTTGTTCTACATAGAGGCGGTCGTTGA